A stretch of Tenrec ecaudatus isolate mTenEca1 chromosome 2, mTenEca1.hap1, whole genome shotgun sequence DNA encodes these proteins:
- the LOC142441214 gene encoding olfactory receptor 2M4-like: protein MESGNQTFYFEFILLGIFNHSPTHIFLFSLVLGIFTVAFMENTTMVLIIYLNTHLHTPMYFFLSQLSLMDLMLICTTVPKMAFNYLSGRKSISRVGCGTQTFFYVSLLGAECFLLAVMAYDRYVAICHPLRYSILMNQKLGMRLTVASWILGSLDGIIVLASVLSFSYCSSLEIHHFFCDVAALLPLSCTDTSTFEQLVFICCVVMLILPVSVIIISYSHVLRAVIRMGSGESRRKAFTTCSSHLSVVGLYYGAAMFMYMRSASNHTPNQDKMVSAFYTILTPMLNPLIYSLRNKEVSRGLKKLMKKGKLI, encoded by the coding sequence ATGGAGTCAGGAAATCAGACTTTCTATTTTGAATTCATCCTTCTGGGAATTTTCAATCACAGCCCCACCcacatcttcctcttttccctggtcTTGGGCATCTTCACAGTGGCCTTCATGGAAAATACGACAATGGTCCTTATCATATACCTGAACACCCACCtccacacccccatgtacttcttcctcagccAACTCTCTCTCATGGACCTCATGCTCATATGCACCACAGTACCCAAGATGGCCTTCAACTACTTGTCTGGCAGGAAGTCTATCTCTCGGGTGGGTTGTGGAACCCAGACATTCTTTTATGTGTCTCTGCTTGGAGCTGAGTGTTTCTTGTTGGCTgtcatggcctatgaccgctatgtggctaTATGTCACCCTCTTCGATACAGCATCCTCATGAACCAGAAACTTGGCATGCGTTTAACTGTGGCTTCCTGGATCCTAGGCTCTCTCGATGGCATCATCGTGCTTGCATCTGTCCTGTCTTTCTCTTACTGCAGCTCTCTGGAAATTCACCACTTTTTCTGTGATGTTGCTGCCCTTCTGCCTCTGTCTTGCACAGACACCTCCACATTTGAACaactggttttcatttgttgtgtGGTGATGTTAATCTTACCAGTCTCTGTTATCATCATTTCATATTCCCATGTCCTGAGAGCTGTTATCCGCATGGGCTCTGGGGAAAGTCGCCGTAAGGCGTTTACCACCTGTTCTTCTCACTTGTCTGTGGTTGGACTCTACTATGGTGCCGCCATGTTCATGTATATGAGGTCAGCCTCCAACCATACACCAAACCAGGACAAGATGGTGTCAGCTTTTTACACTATCCTAACCCCCATGTTGAACCCGCTCATCTACAGCCTTCGTAACAAAGAGGTGTCCCGGGGCCTAAAAAAGTTAATGAAGAAAGGAAAGTTAATATGA